One part of the Gemmatimonas sp. genome encodes these proteins:
- a CDS encoding 3-hydroxybutyryl-CoA dehydrogenase has product MSDTVGGMQRAAVIGAGQMGNGIAHVFAVSGHEVTMIDVSADALARGRDTIARNLERQVKKGALDAEVAGAALARIQTATALDAVGTAQIVVEAATERTDLKFRIFEELDRLAPEGAILASNTSSISITEIAARTKRPELVIGMHFMNPVPVMQLVEVIRGLATSDATTAQVMALSRALGKTPVEVNDFPGFVANRILMPMINEAIYCVMEGVGTPEAIDTVMKLGMNHPMGPLTLADFIGLDTCLAILEVLHDGLGDPKYRPCPLLRKYVAAGWLGRKSGRGFYQY; this is encoded by the coding sequence ATGTCCGATACGGTGGGTGGCATGCAGCGCGCGGCGGTCATCGGCGCGGGGCAGATGGGCAACGGGATTGCGCACGTGTTCGCGGTGAGCGGCCACGAGGTCACCATGATCGACGTGAGTGCCGACGCCCTTGCCCGCGGGCGTGACACGATCGCCAGGAATCTCGAGCGCCAGGTGAAGAAGGGCGCGCTCGACGCCGAGGTCGCGGGCGCGGCGCTTGCGCGCATTCAGACGGCCACCGCGCTCGATGCCGTGGGCACGGCGCAGATCGTCGTGGAAGCCGCCACCGAACGCACGGACCTCAAGTTCCGCATCTTCGAGGAGCTGGATCGGCTGGCGCCCGAGGGCGCCATCCTCGCCAGCAACACGAGCTCCATTTCCATCACCGAGATTGCGGCGCGCACCAAGCGCCCCGAGCTCGTCATCGGCATGCACTTCATGAACCCGGTGCCGGTCATGCAGTTGGTGGAGGTCATTCGCGGCCTCGCGACCAGCGATGCCACGACCGCGCAGGTCATGGCGCTCTCCCGGGCGCTCGGCAAGACGCCGGTGGAAGTGAACGATTTCCCCGGCTTCGTGGCCAACCGCATCCTCATGCCCATGATCAACGAGGCCATCTACTGCGTGATGGAGGGGGTGGGCACGCCGGAGGCCATCGACACGGTCATGAAGCTCGGCATGAATCACCCCATGGGGCCGCTCACGCTTGCCGACTTCATCGGGCTCGATACCTGCCTCGCCATTCTCGAGGTGCTGCACGACGGCCTCGGCGATCCGAAGTACCGTCCCTGCCCGCTGCTGCGGAAGTACGTCGCGGCGGGGTGGCTTGGCCGCAAGAGCGGTCGCGGCTTCTACCAGTACTGA
- the glyA gene encoding serine hydroxymethyltransferase, protein MSAGASADWSQWDRLPPGGALSATDPEIAHLLTEEVERQSDGLELIASENFVSPAVMEAMGSPLTNKYAEGLPGKRYYGGCEVVDKIEQLAIDRAKQLFQADHANVQPHSGASANAAVFLAFMKPGETFLGMDLSQGGHLTHGSPVNFSGLLYKAVSYGVTGDGIIDYDHMRAQAREHRPKIIIAGYSAYSRVIDWQAFADIAREVGALFWVDMAHFAGLAATGAYPSPVPFADVVTSTTHKTLRGPRGGIILCKAEHAKAIDKAMFPGMQGGPLEHVIAAKAVAFHEALQPSFTAYCRQVVENAQVLAAALVSRGYHIVSGGTDNHLMLVDLRNKGLTGKVAEKVLDQAGITVNKNTVPNETQSPFITSGIRIGTPAVTTRGMDGDAMQQIAALIDRVLTHHDDADTVAAVKADVKALADRFPLYRAVARV, encoded by the coding sequence ATGAGTGCTGGAGCGAGTGCCGATTGGTCGCAGTGGGATCGTTTGCCTCCGGGCGGCGCGCTGAGCGCCACCGACCCGGAGATCGCGCACCTGCTGACCGAGGAAGTCGAACGACAGAGCGACGGCCTCGAACTCATTGCGAGTGAGAACTTCGTGTCGCCCGCCGTGATGGAGGCCATGGGGTCGCCGCTCACGAACAAGTACGCCGAGGGGTTGCCGGGGAAGCGCTACTACGGCGGCTGTGAGGTGGTGGACAAGATCGAACAACTGGCCATCGATCGCGCGAAGCAGCTTTTTCAGGCTGATCACGCCAACGTGCAGCCGCACAGCGGTGCGAGCGCCAACGCGGCGGTGTTTCTCGCCTTCATGAAGCCGGGCGAGACCTTCCTCGGTATGGACCTGTCGCAGGGCGGGCACCTCACGCACGGCTCGCCGGTCAACTTCTCCGGTCTGCTGTACAAGGCGGTGTCGTACGGCGTTACCGGCGACGGCATCATCGACTACGACCACATGCGCGCCCAGGCGCGCGAGCATCGCCCCAAGATCATCATTGCCGGCTACAGCGCGTACTCGCGCGTCATCGACTGGCAGGCGTTCGCCGACATCGCGCGCGAAGTGGGCGCGCTGTTCTGGGTCGACATGGCGCACTTCGCGGGGCTGGCCGCCACCGGCGCGTATCCGTCGCCGGTACCCTTTGCCGACGTGGTCACCAGCACCACTCACAAGACGCTGCGTGGTCCGCGCGGCGGCATCATTCTGTGCAAGGCGGAGCACGCGAAGGCCATCGACAAGGCCATGTTCCCCGGCATGCAGGGCGGACCGCTGGAGCATGTCATTGCCGCCAAGGCCGTGGCGTTCCACGAGGCGCTGCAGCCGTCGTTTACGGCGTACTGCCGCCAGGTGGTGGAGAACGCGCAGGTGCTCGCCGCGGCGCTCGTGTCGCGCGGCTATCACATCGTCAGTGGCGGCACCGACAACCACCTCATGCTGGTGGACCTCCGCAACAAGGGGCTCACCGGCAAGGTGGCCGAGAAGGTGCTCGACCAGGCCGGGATCACGGTGAACAAGAACACCGTGCCCAACGAAACGCAGTCGCCGTTCATCACCAGTGGCATTCGCATCGGCACGCCGGCGGTGACCACGCGCGGCATGGATGGTGACGCCATGCAGCAGATCGCCGCCCTCATCGACCGCGTGCTCACGCATCACGACGATGCGGACACGGTGGCCGCGGTCAAGGCCGATGTGAAGGCGCTCGCCGATCGCTTCCCGCTGTACCGCGCCGTCGCGCGGGTGTAA
- the rpiB gene encoding ribose 5-phosphate isomerase B translates to MTKERIPIASDHAGFELKERLRLVLDSLGYEVDDIGTHSTASTDYPDYAHPLSQQVSDGAADRGILLCGTGLGMSYVANRYPGVRAAVVWNPEIAGLARKHNDANVLVLPARFVSDEDAVAILKTWLDTPFEGGRHETRVHKIEQTNEQNGADAPGSGA, encoded by the coding sequence ATGACCAAAGAGCGCATTCCCATCGCGTCCGATCACGCCGGTTTCGAACTCAAGGAACGGCTGCGTCTCGTGCTCGACTCGCTCGGGTACGAGGTGGACGACATCGGCACGCACAGCACCGCCAGCACCGACTACCCCGATTACGCCCACCCGCTCTCGCAGCAGGTCAGCGACGGCGCTGCCGACCGTGGCATCCTGCTGTGCGGCACGGGGCTGGGCATGAGCTATGTGGCCAATCGGTATCCCGGGGTCCGCGCCGCCGTGGTGTGGAACCCCGAAATCGCCGGACTGGCCCGCAAGCACAACGACGCAAACGTGCTGGTGCTCCCCGCGCGGTTCGTCTCCGACGAAGACGCGGTGGCCATCCTCAAGACGTGGCTCGATACGCCCTTCGAGGGCGGGCGCCACGAAACGCGCGTGCACAAGATCGAGCAGACGAACGAACAGAACGGAGCGGACGCTCCGGGGAGCGGGGCATGA
- a CDS encoding Minf_1886 family protein has product MSELAFREGIMDQIRLREQRFDERAYLFVLAALEHSQTRLVERRHITGPELAQACRDLALHRYGVMARVVLEHWGVRCTMDIGDIVFTLVDLGLLISQPQDSRDDFHGVFDFEDAFGREYPWSTAHV; this is encoded by the coding sequence GTGTCTGAGCTGGCGTTCCGTGAAGGCATCATGGATCAGATCCGTCTGCGTGAGCAGCGGTTCGACGAACGTGCATACCTTTTCGTCCTGGCCGCGCTCGAGCACAGCCAGACTCGGCTCGTGGAGCGGCGGCACATCACCGGTCCCGAGCTGGCCCAGGCGTGCCGTGATCTCGCCTTGCATCGCTACGGCGTCATGGCCCGCGTGGTGCTCGAGCACTGGGGGGTACGCTGCACCATGGACATCGGCGATATCGTGTTCACGCTCGTCGACCTGGGGCTGCTCATCAGCCAGCCACAGGACAGTCGCGACGACTTCCATGGCGTCTTCGATTTCGAGGATGCCTTCGGGCGCGAGTATCCATGGAGCACGGCGCACGTCTGA
- a CDS encoding NAD(P)H-hydrate dehydratase: protein MEHGARLSALRITTAVEAAARDRAVINGGVPSFDLMVQAGSTAAAFLLREFDDRLAHGVCLLAGSGNNGGDAYVMAAQLARQGVTVRVHARMPPRTPDAQRAAQIAAPYLVHGMPTGNEQIVVDGLLGTGHRGALRDGLSADCARLTLARDRGATIVALDVPSGLDATTGEIADGSAAAHVTLSFGTIKRGALLQRAHVGRVVLLDIGLGVGADRPGDTDDGAWRWADLHGAGALLQQVAAADAWCAHKGTRGRVALAGGDEGMAGAVVLAARAALHSGAGLVHAVVASESVAAVQALVPQALAHRWPEAAGSRHADATGAAAPSALRVDALAVGPGLGRSPRSATALQRLLDQHRGVPLLLDADALWHAAEAAAALGTDTASLLQHWTRDARAVVCTPHAGEFARLLGAPLAAAWSERAHQLQRFAARAHCTVLLKGTPTLVASADGAPVWVVPHGTPLLATGGSGDSLAGIVAALLAQGALGDAAAVLGATVHGRAAECVHGAARTTARGTTLDEVLAATRSVWSALATPPPFPPAVLAELPSV, encoded by the coding sequence ATGGAGCACGGCGCACGTCTGAGCGCCCTCCGCATCACGACGGCGGTTGAAGCGGCGGCACGAGACCGCGCCGTCATCAACGGCGGTGTGCCGTCGTTCGATCTCATGGTGCAGGCCGGTTCCACCGCCGCGGCGTTTCTGCTGCGGGAGTTCGACGACCGCCTGGCGCATGGGGTATGCCTGCTGGCTGGGAGCGGCAACAACGGCGGCGATGCGTATGTGATGGCCGCGCAGCTGGCGCGCCAGGGGGTTACGGTGCGGGTGCACGCGCGCATGCCCCCGCGCACACCCGACGCGCAGCGGGCCGCGCAGATCGCGGCGCCGTATCTGGTGCATGGCATGCCCACCGGCAACGAGCAGATCGTGGTGGACGGGCTGTTGGGAACCGGGCATCGCGGCGCGCTGCGCGACGGCCTGTCGGCCGACTGTGCGCGACTCACGCTCGCGCGCGATCGCGGCGCCACGATCGTGGCGCTCGACGTGCCCAGCGGTCTCGATGCCACGACCGGCGAGATCGCCGATGGCAGCGCCGCCGCGCACGTCACACTCTCGTTCGGCACGATCAAGCGCGGAGCGCTGCTGCAGCGGGCACACGTGGGGCGCGTGGTGCTGCTCGACATCGGCCTCGGGGTCGGTGCCGACCGTCCCGGGGACACTGATGACGGCGCGTGGCGCTGGGCCGACCTGCATGGCGCGGGCGCGCTCCTGCAGCAGGTGGCCGCGGCAGATGCGTGGTGTGCGCACAAGGGCACGCGCGGACGCGTAGCGCTCGCCGGTGGCGACGAGGGGATGGCCGGGGCGGTGGTGCTGGCCGCACGGGCGGCGCTGCACTCCGGCGCCGGGCTGGTGCACGCGGTCGTGGCCAGCGAGAGCGTGGCCGCCGTGCAGGCGTTGGTGCCGCAGGCCCTCGCGCACCGCTGGCCCGAAGCGGCGGGGAGTCGGCACGCCGATGCTACCGGTGCTGCCGCGCCCTCGGCGCTGCGGGTGGATGCCCTCGCCGTGGGACCGGGGCTTGGTCGCAGCCCGCGGTCGGCCACCGCGCTGCAGCGACTGCTCGACCAGCATCGCGGCGTGCCGCTGCTGCTCGATGCCGACGCCTTGTGGCACGCGGCTGAAGCGGCGGCGGCACTGGGTACCGATACGGCGTCGCTGCTGCAGCACTGGACGCGCGACGCGCGCGCGGTGGTGTGCACGCCGCACGCCGGTGAGTTTGCGCGGTTGCTGGGCGCACCACTCGCCGCAGCCTGGAGCGAGCGCGCACACCAGCTGCAGCGTTTCGCGGCCCGCGCCCACTGCACCGTGCTGCTCAAGGGGACGCCCACGCTGGTCGCGTCAGCCGACGGCGCCCCCGTGTGGGTCGTGCCACACGGGACACCTCTCCTGGCGACCGGGGGGAGCGGTGACAGCCTTGCCGGCATCGTGGCCGCGCTGCTGGCACAAGGCGCGTTGGGCGACGCGGCGGCGGTGTTGGGCGCCACCGTGCATGGTCGGGCTGCCGAGTGCGTGCACGGCGCGGCGCGCACCACGGCACGCGGCACCACGCTGGACGAGGTGCTGGCGGCCACTCGCAGCGTGTGGAGCGCGCTGGCCACGCCACCGCCGTTCCCCCCGGCCGTTCTCGCCGAACTCCCCTCGGTCTAG
- a CDS encoding Glu/Leu/Phe/Val dehydrogenase dimerization domain-containing protein — MHYFDTIAEMGHEQVVFCHDKASGYRGIIAIHDTTLGPALGGCRFWSYASDEEAVVDALRLSRGMTYKNAVAGLNLGGGKSVIIGNNKTPHREMLFRAHGRFVDSLGGRYVTAEDVGTTVEDMDFVHMETTHVAGIGSKSGDPSSVTARGVFRAIQASAFQRWGSKELTGRTVAIQGLGSVGSHLARELHRAGADLVVTDIDATRVDRVVKEFGATAVPLDDIYAARADIFAPCALGGILNDDTIPRLQVEIVSGAANNQLLEDRHGDELEARGVLYAPDYVANAGGVINVYSELTGWSRDRSLRKADEIYETVLSVFALAKSTGIPTYMAADRVAEQRIAAVRGMMRTWPQYPNKES, encoded by the coding sequence ATGCACTACTTCGACACCATCGCCGAGATGGGCCACGAGCAGGTCGTGTTCTGTCACGACAAGGCGAGTGGCTACCGCGGCATCATCGCCATTCACGACACCACCCTCGGGCCGGCGCTCGGCGGCTGCCGCTTCTGGAGCTACGCAAGCGACGAGGAGGCGGTGGTGGACGCGCTGCGCCTCTCCCGCGGCATGACATACAAGAACGCCGTGGCCGGCCTCAATCTGGGCGGCGGCAAGTCGGTGATCATCGGCAACAACAAGACCCCGCACCGCGAAATGCTGTTTCGGGCGCACGGGCGGTTCGTGGACTCGTTGGGCGGCCGCTACGTGACGGCCGAGGATGTGGGCACGACCGTCGAGGACATGGACTTCGTGCACATGGAAACCACGCACGTGGCCGGCATCGGCTCCAAGTCGGGGGATCCGTCGAGTGTCACGGCACGCGGGGTGTTCCGCGCCATCCAGGCGTCGGCGTTTCAGCGCTGGGGGAGCAAGGAGCTCACGGGCCGCACGGTGGCCATTCAGGGGCTCGGCTCGGTGGGCAGTCACCTGGCGCGGGAGCTGCACCGGGCCGGCGCCGATCTCGTCGTGACCGACATCGACGCCACGCGTGTCGATCGTGTGGTGAAGGAGTTCGGCGCCACGGCGGTGCCGCTCGACGACATCTACGCGGCCAGGGCCGACATCTTCGCGCCCTGCGCGCTGGGGGGGATCCTCAACGACGACACCATCCCGCGACTGCAGGTGGAGATCGTGTCGGGCGCCGCCAACAACCAGCTGCTCGAAGACCGGCATGGTGACGAGCTCGAGGCGCGCGGGGTGCTTTATGCGCCCGACTACGTGGCCAATGCCGGCGGTGTGATCAACGTGTACAGTGAGCTCACCGGCTGGAGCCGCGACCGCTCGCTGCGCAAGGCCGACGAGATCTACGAGACCGTGCTGAGCGTCTTCGCCCTGGCCAAGAGTACCGGCATTCCCACGTACATGGCGGCCGATCGGGTGGCCGAGCAGCGTATCGCCGCCGTTCGCGGTATGATGAGGACGTGGCCGCAGTACCCCAACAAGGAATCCTGA
- a CDS encoding lysophospholipid acyltransferase family protein, which translates to MFRTALTFVALLIGTLVFGSTVLIAQLFGVQEGPGSIYEKCPRWWAWWLLRAAGVKVVLHGNDGLVAGAPRVYIANHVSWFDIPSMIEVLPHYGFVAKRELEKIPIFGAAARGVGVIYIDRENRKAAFGAYEDAAKKIQQGNPVLVYPEGTRGSSYALRPFKKGPFVLAIASQAPVVPVVIHGTIEVNPRDEFRASPGTVHVHLLEPIATTGLTYNDRNVLADRVRERMAVCLREVYGVEPALVSGERERRAEPLPAPTSS; encoded by the coding sequence ATGTTCCGAACCGCCCTCACCTTCGTCGCCCTGCTGATCGGGACACTCGTCTTCGGGTCGACCGTGCTCATCGCGCAGCTCTTCGGGGTGCAGGAGGGCCCGGGAAGCATCTACGAAAAGTGTCCGCGCTGGTGGGCGTGGTGGTTGCTGCGCGCGGCGGGCGTGAAGGTGGTGCTGCACGGCAACGATGGGCTCGTGGCGGGAGCACCGCGGGTGTACATCGCCAATCATGTCAGCTGGTTCGACATTCCCAGCATGATCGAGGTGCTGCCGCATTACGGCTTCGTGGCCAAGCGGGAGCTCGAGAAGATCCCCATTTTCGGCGCCGCGGCGCGCGGGGTGGGGGTCATCTACATCGATCGCGAGAATCGCAAAGCCGCGTTCGGTGCTTACGAAGATGCGGCGAAGAAGATCCAGCAGGGCAATCCGGTGCTCGTGTATCCGGAGGGGACGCGCGGCAGCAGCTATGCGCTGCGCCCCTTCAAGAAGGGGCCGTTCGTGCTGGCCATTGCCTCGCAGGCCCCGGTGGTGCCGGTGGTCATTCACGGCACCATCGAGGTGAATCCGCGCGACGAGTTCCGCGCCAGCCCGGGGACCGTGCACGTGCACCTGCTGGAGCCCATTGCCACGACCGGGCTCACCTACAACGATCGCAATGTGCTGGCCGATCGCGTGCGGGAGCGCATGGCCGTGTGTCTGCGCGAGGTGTACGGCGTGGAGCCGGCGCTCGTGAGTGGCGAGCGCGAACGGCGCGCCGAGCCCCTGCCGGCGCCGACATCGTCGTAG
- the thiL gene encoding thiamine-phosphate kinase, whose translation MATTHGSAQQAAFRDHQAMGPGVEFDTIRMLMARWGPLAVDIGDDAAVLPPLATGVRVVSTDACVEHVHFRREWLTPTEIGHRAAAAALSDLAAMGARAERVLVALVVPPDWQGALAEVADGIGRVVGAAGARIVGGNLSRGATFAITLTVIGVAHPPVSRAGAQVGDLVMVTGTLGGPGAALAAWQQGDTPTAWARDRFAAPTPRLAEGEWLARMGASAMLDISDGLAADARHLGAASGVVVSLDHARLPVGTGLTPAQALRSGEEYELLVTVPPGRLAAVTGGWSAFSEVPLTVIGEVRPAGTEPAAHSAPDSGHDHFAR comes from the coding sequence ATGGCGACCACGCACGGCTCGGCGCAGCAGGCGGCCTTTCGCGACCATCAGGCCATGGGGCCGGGGGTGGAGTTCGACACCATCCGCATGCTCATGGCGCGGTGGGGACCGCTGGCCGTGGATATTGGTGATGATGCCGCGGTGTTGCCGCCGCTCGCCACCGGAGTGCGTGTGGTGAGCACCGATGCCTGCGTCGAGCATGTGCACTTTCGCCGGGAATGGCTCACGCCAACGGAGATCGGGCACCGCGCCGCGGCCGCGGCACTCTCCGACCTCGCGGCCATGGGGGCTCGTGCCGAGCGTGTGCTGGTGGCGCTGGTGGTGCCGCCTGACTGGCAGGGCGCACTGGCCGAGGTGGCCGATGGGATAGGCCGCGTCGTGGGGGCGGCGGGCGCGCGCATTGTGGGGGGGAACCTGAGTCGCGGGGCCACCTTCGCCATCACCCTCACCGTGATCGGCGTTGCGCACCCTCCCGTGTCGCGCGCCGGTGCGCAGGTGGGCGACCTGGTGATGGTCACCGGCACGCTGGGCGGCCCCGGGGCGGCACTCGCGGCGTGGCAGCAGGGAGACACACCCACCGCGTGGGCGCGCGACCGTTTCGCCGCGCCCACTCCCCGTCTGGCCGAGGGCGAGTGGCTGGCCCGCATGGGGGCCAGTGCCATGCTGGATATCTCCGACGGTCTGGCCGCCGACGCTCGGCATCTGGGCGCCGCCAGCGGGGTGGTGGTCTCCCTCGACCATGCGCGCCTGCCGGTGGGCACCGGCCTCACCCCCGCGCAGGCCCTCAGGAGCGGCGAGGAGTACGAGTTGCTGGTCACAGTACCCCCCGGGCGTCTGGCGGCCGTGACGGGTGGCTGGAGTGCCTTCAGCGAGGTGCCGCTCACCGTCATTGGCGAGGTGCGACCGGCCGGAACGGAACCAGCGGCGCATTCCGCGCCCGACTCCGGCCACGATCACTTCGCGAGGTAG
- a CDS encoding acyl-CoA dehydrogenase family protein: MSLLPLTDTQREIQRLAREYTARELTPLAGERDRAQRFDRLMVEQMAELGFLGMLIPEQYDGLGLDAQSYLLALEEIAVGDATAAVTLSVHNSLPTQMILSFGNEAQRTHYLPPMARGEWLGAFALSEPEAGSDAASLRTQAVRDGDDWLLSGTKAWVSHGNEAQVILCMARTDTPDARRGSKGISTFILTPDLPGFHVTKKENKLGMRASPTLQIVLDNCRVPGDRLLGDEGKGLIYALGSLDHGRLGIAAQAIGIARAALEASVRYVGERKQFGKPIAEFQAIQFKIADMATRITAARTLLHAAAAAKERGEKVTRYSSMAKLFASETAMWVTNEAVQIHGGYGYVTDYPVERHLRDAKVTEIYEGTSEIQRIVIARETLAAAAAADGILPD, from the coding sequence ATGTCGCTCCTGCCCCTCACTGATACCCAGCGCGAAATCCAGCGACTGGCACGCGAGTACACCGCGCGCGAACTCACGCCGCTCGCCGGCGAGCGCGACCGCGCGCAGCGCTTCGATCGCCTCATGGTCGAGCAGATGGCCGAGCTGGGGTTCCTCGGCATGCTCATCCCCGAGCAGTACGATGGCCTCGGCCTCGATGCGCAGAGCTACCTGCTGGCGCTCGAGGAGATCGCCGTGGGTGACGCCACCGCGGCGGTCACGCTGAGTGTGCACAATTCGCTGCCCACCCAGATGATCCTGAGCTTCGGCAACGAGGCGCAGCGCACCCACTACCTGCCGCCCATGGCGCGCGGGGAGTGGCTCGGGGCCTTCGCGCTCTCCGAGCCCGAGGCCGGCTCCGATGCCGCGAGCCTGCGCACCCAGGCGGTGCGTGACGGTGACGACTGGCTGTTGAGCGGCACCAAGGCGTGGGTGAGCCACGGGAACGAAGCGCAGGTCATCCTCTGCATGGCCCGCACCGACACGCCCGACGCCCGCCGGGGGAGCAAGGGGATCAGCACCTTCATCCTCACCCCCGACCTGCCGGGCTTCCACGTCACGAAGAAGGAGAACAAGCTGGGCATGCGTGCCTCGCCCACCCTCCAGATCGTGCTCGACAACTGCCGCGTGCCCGGCGACCGGCTGCTGGGCGACGAGGGCAAGGGGCTCATCTATGCGCTCGGGTCGCTCGACCATGGGCGGCTTGGCATTGCGGCGCAGGCCATCGGCATTGCGCGCGCCGCGCTCGAGGCCAGCGTGCGCTACGTGGGTGAGCGCAAGCAGTTCGGCAAGCCCATCGCCGAGTTCCAGGCCATCCAGTTCAAGATCGCCGACATGGCCACCCGCATCACGGCGGCCCGTACCCTGCTGCACGCGGCGGCCGCGGCCAAGGAGCGCGGGGAGAAGGTCACGCGCTACAGCAGCATGGCGAAGCTCTTTGCCTCCGAGACCGCCATGTGGGTCACGAACGAAGCGGTGCAGATCCATGGCGGCTACGGCTACGTGACCGACTACCCCGTCGAGCGCCATCTGCGCGACGCCAAGGTCACCGAGATCTACGAAGGCACCTCGGAGATCCAGCGCATCGTGATTGCGCGCGAAACGCTGGCCGCCGCCGCGGCCGCCGACGGTATCCTCCCCGACTGA
- a CDS encoding CPBP family intramembrane glutamic endopeptidase → MAWILAQGVFESLAAPLFGLLSRAMGEPVPMYPVSMLVGVLAGCWTGFRFLDEVPWAVLGVPEGSWRARPLLVGAAVGTGAILLTTLVLWGFGQLRFDAVPAQAFAGESWGGTALRLLVVLAPAALWEEYAFRGYLYATAAEATPAGQGPLLARAASSVAFGMVHLLNPGAGARTTGIVMLAGWCLCVIRERAGLPAAFTAHLAWNWVMAAVLHVPVSGLPFATPGYKAVVLGPAWLTGGSWGPEGGAVAALVLSGGLLTFSKYTRH, encoded by the coding sequence GTGGCGTGGATCCTCGCCCAGGGAGTCTTCGAGTCGCTGGCGGCACCGCTCTTCGGCCTGCTCTCGCGGGCGATGGGCGAGCCGGTCCCCATGTACCCCGTCAGCATGCTGGTGGGGGTGCTGGCCGGGTGCTGGACCGGCTTCCGCTTCCTGGACGAGGTGCCCTGGGCGGTGCTGGGCGTGCCGGAAGGCAGTTGGCGCGCCCGGCCGCTGCTGGTGGGGGCCGCTGTGGGCACCGGTGCCATCCTGCTCACGACGCTGGTGCTGTGGGGCTTCGGTCAGCTCCGCTTCGACGCCGTACCGGCGCAGGCGTTTGCCGGGGAAAGCTGGGGCGGAACGGCGCTGCGACTTCTGGTGGTGCTTGCCCCGGCGGCCCTGTGGGAGGAGTACGCCTTCCGCGGCTATCTCTACGCCACGGCCGCCGAGGCCACACCAGCCGGGCAGGGGCCGCTGTTGGCACGAGCCGCCAGCAGCGTGGCGTTCGGCATGGTGCATCTGCTCAACCCGGGGGCCGGTGCGCGCACCACCGGCATCGTGATGCTGGCCGGGTGGTGCCTGTGCGTCATTCGTGAACGTGCGGGACTGCCGGCGGCGTTCACGGCGCATCTGGCGTGGAACTGGGTCATGGCGGCCGTGCTGCACGTGCCGGTAAGCGGGTTGCCGTTCGCCACACCGGGCTACAAGGCGGTTGTATTGGGACCGGCGTGGCTCACCGGCGGCTCCTGGGGGCCGGAAGGTGGCGCGGTGGCAGCGTTGGTGTTGAGTGGTGGACTCCTCACTTTTTCCAAGTACACGAGGCATTGA